The nucleotide sequence GCGCAAGCGGACCCGTGGTGGCGCCGACGCGGCCGCCAAGATCGAGGCCGCCGACGCCGCCGCGAGCGCTTCCGCGGAAGGGACCGCTGGCGAAGCCGCTGAGTCCTCTTCGGAGGGCCGCACGCGGACCCGCCGTCGCAGCCGTGGCGCTGCGAAGCCGAGCCCGGAGGTCAGCGGCCCGGCGGTCGAGAAGGAGGCAGGCGACAGCGCCGAGCGTCCGGCTCGCCGACGCCGCCGTCGCCGTCCGTCGGCGACTTCTGATACACCTGCGTCGGCAGACTGAGCTTTCATACTGCGGACATGGGGAGCTAGGGGCACGTGAGCGAACGCTGGGACTCCGCGCCGGACGACGAACCGGCGCGGCCCGTGCCCGCCGATGCCGGGCAACCGGACGGCAGCGAGCCGGAGACGGCCGAAAACGCGATCGGCACGGAAGACGTGCTGGACGCCGATCCCGCCCAGCCGGTGGCCGACGAGCCGCCGCTGGGCGGGAAACGCGCCCGTCGCTCGCCGTGGAACCGCACGCGGGATCGCGTGATCGCCGCGGCGATCGTGGTGGCCGTCGCGGTCACCGGCGTCGTCATCGGCGTGACCAGTGACAACGCGGCGACGGTCGCGCAAGTCGCCGCCACCCTGCCGCCAGGGCTTCCGCCCGCGCCGGCGCAGGTTCCCGGCTCCCTGAGCGAGATGTGGCAGGCGCCGAGTTCATCGACACCGGTCCCGATCGGCGAAGCCAACAGCGTCGTCACCGCGGACAAGGGCGAGGTACTCGGCCGGGACCCGTACACCGGCGAGGTCCGGTGGCGCTACTCGCGCGATCTCGAACTGTGCACCGTCGCGCTCGCCGGGATCAAGGTGGACGCGGTGTACCGCAAGGACACCGGCTGCAGCGAGGTCACCCAGCTCGACGCGGGCACCGGGCGCCGCACGGCGCAGCGCAACGGCGACGCCGAACTCGGGACCAGGCTGGTCGTCGACGGATCGCACGTCACCACGACCGGCAAGAAGCTGCTGAACACCTGGCGCGACGACCTGGTCAAAAGCATGGAGTACGGCCAGGTCCCCGCCATCGTGAACCCGAACAAGCAGCCGAGGACCGGCTGCACCTACGGCACGGTGGCCGCCGCGGCGGGCAAGATCGGCGTGATCGAGCGCTGCCCCGGCGACCCGGCCGACCGGTTCACCGTCTACCGAGCGACCAACGACGAAGCCGACGACCCCAAGGTCGAATACAGCACCGTGCTCGCCGGCAGGAACGCGAAGGTCGTCGCGATGTCCGGTGATCTCGCGCTGATCGTGCTGCCCGAGCAGAAACTGCTCGTCATCTACGGCGGCGACGGGCTGCAGAAGTCGGCGTACCCGCTCGACGTGCCTGACGCGGACATCGCGCAGGATCCGGTGGGCGGCGTCATGACGACCTCGTGGACCGCGCAGGGCGTCTACTGGTTCACCGGCTCGAAGACCATGGCGTTCTCACGGGACGACCTCACGCCGCGCTGGACGCTGAACAACTCCACCGGTCCCGGGGTGACCTTCGGGGAACAGCTGGTCGTGCCGATCCAGGGCGGGCTCGCCGTGCTCGATGAGACGACCGGCGCCACGCTCCGCACCGTCGGCGTCGACCGGCGCGGCTACACCGGCCCGGTGACGCTTTCTTCGGTCGGGCCCGTGCTGCTGGAGCAGCGCGGCCCCACCCTCGTCGCGCTCAAGTGACCGGCAGGCGGTAGCAAAGGTCCCTTGCTCCCGCCGGCCGTCAGCGCGTCGTCGAAGTCCTGGAAGTACGCAGCCGGCTGACTTCCTTCCAGCACCACTTGCCGCCTTCGCTGGCGAGCGTGCCGGTGGCGGTACCCGGCCGCCCCGCGACGGTCAGCGTGACGGCGACCGTGTACTTGGTTTCGGAGACCTTCGTGACCGGGCCGAGCGAAGCGTCCGAGGCTTCGTCGACGCGCTCGATGATCTGGTCGATGTCCTTCTCGGCGCTCCCGCACTTGAGCGCCGTCAACGCGGCCCTGTCGTGGGCGTTGATGCCGTCGATGATCGCCTGCGCGGTCCCTTCCGGGCCGGACGCCTTCTCGGCCTTGTCGTCGCTGAGGAAGAAGCCGGGCGCGACGAATCCGGTGATACCCAGCGTGAGCACCACGACGGCAGCGGCGGCGATACCCACGATCAGGCCGGTCTTGTTGTTCTTCGGGGGCGCGGGCGGCCCGCCGAAGCCCTGGGGGTTCTGGCCGTACTGCTGCTGGCCGTAGCCGGGGTATTGCTGCTGCGGGAACGCGCCGCTCTGGTCGTAGCCGCCCTGCGGATACTGCTGCTGTCCGGGGTATTGCTGTTGCCCGGGGTACTGCTGCTGTCCTGGGTACTGCTGCCCACTCTGGTCGGGCTGTCCCGGGTACTGCTGCCCGCCTTGGCCGTGGTCAGGCTGTCCTGGCTGGGGTGGGTAGGTCATCGACAGTGCCCTTCGTTCTCGCTGCGGGGCAGCGTGTTCATCTACGACATGCCCCAGTGAGCCATAGTTTCGCAGCGGCGGGACGCTTTTCGGGTCAATGGCACCTTCCTGCCGTATCAGCTCCACCAGAACAGGCTCAGCGCGGCCGACACGCTCACCACGACCAGGAGACCCGCGTAGCCCGCGACGTGGCCATTACGCGAATCGGCGACCCGTTGTGCCAGCAAGGCGACGACCGCCGCGACCGGATGTCCGATCAGCATCAGGAGCCCCGGCCCCGGCGCACCGGTGAACAGACAGAGCGAAGCGATCGCGACGACGCACACCGCGAGCACGGCCATTCCGGCCGCGAGCGCTCCGGTCAGCCCGCGCCAGAACCGGCCGCCTTCGGGCGTCTTGGGTTCGTCCTCGGGCCGCGGAATGATCGCGAGCTCTTCGGTGTCCGGTGACGACACGTCCTCGCCTGTCCAATCGTCGGGGTTTCAGAGATCTAGGGCGCCAGCAACTCCCACGGCTGAGCCGCGGGCCCGGCCTCCTGGCCTGCCGCGCAACTGGGCCGGAAGTCGCACCATGAGCAACGACGGCCAGGGCGCGCCGGGAACAACACGTCCGCGTCGCCGCCTGCGTCCAGGGTATCCGCTGCCAGCCGCAGGTCCCCGGCGGTCTCGTCGGCGCGTTGGAGATGCCGTTTCAGGCTTTCTTCGGTGTGCTCGGCGGCCGCGATGGTTCCGGTGGGAACGTGGTGCAGCTCGACCTGATAGCACGGCGTCCGCAGGGTCCTGGCGGCCGCGACCGCGTACAGCGCCAAGGCCTGCGACGAGCGCGCCTCGTACTCGTCCGGCTCGCGGCGACCGGTCTTGTAGTCGATGATCACCAGTTCCCGGCCGCGTTGATCGATCCGGTCGGCGCGGCCCTCGATGATGAGGCTGGGCCCGCTGCCCGGCTCGAGCGTGACCGGCGCCGAAACCCAGCGCTCCAGCCCGACCGGATCGACGCTGACGTCGTTGTGCTCGACGTACTCCGCGACCCAGGCCTTGGCCCTGGCGCGGTACCGGGCGGCCTGGTCGGCGTCCTCGAACCCGGCGTCCTTCCAATGTTCGGCGACGAGCGCCATCGCCCGCTGCGGCACGCGCTTGATCACCGGCAGGTCGAACAACGCCCGCAAAGCGTTGTGCACCACCGCACCCAGCGTGCTGTGCGCCCACGCGCCGGTGCGTGCCGGAGACGGCCGGTCGAGATATGACATGCGGTAGCGGCGCGGGCAATCTTCGAACGTCGCGAGGCGCGCGGGCGAGACCTTCGTCAGCTTGCGCGGCGCTTCGACGCCGAAGTCGAAACCAATCTGCTCCATCGGATCACCCCGCGCGCAACGCTACGCACCCCCACCGACACTTTTCGAGGGGATCCCCAGGAAGGGAGCAAGGGACCTTTGCTATCACTCCGGGCCTCAGGCGGCGGCCGGGTCCGTGAAGGTGGTGTCCGAACGAACCCCGACCTGAACCTTCGGGGCCAGGAGGTCTTCACGACTCCGGATCCGGGAGCAAGGGACCTTTGCTACCACCCGCAGCCGGTCACGTGCCCGAGATGAAGCCCTTCACCGAGTTCGCCACCAGCTCGACCGCGATGGCGGCCAGCAGCAGACCGGCGATCTTCGCCAGCAGCGTGATGCCGCTTTCCTTGATCAGCCGGATGACCACGCCCGAGTACCGCATGCACAGGTACAGCACGAAGTGCACCGTCACGATCGAAAGCGCGAGAGCCACGTACGCGCCCACGTGCCCATCGGCCTGGCGCACGAAGACGATGGTCGCGGCGATCGCGCCCGGGCCTGCGAGCAGCGGTGTCCCGAGCGGCACGAGGGCCACGTTGACGTCGTCGCCCGCCGCCTCGGCCTCGCCGCCGGTCTTGCCGGTCAGCAGTTGCAGCGCGATGAGCAGCAGCAACAGCCCGCCCGCGCCCTGCAGCGCCGGGATCCCGATGCCGAGGTACGACAGGATCGCTTGTCCCGCAACGGCGAACAGCGAGATCACCAGCAAGGAGACCAGCACCGCCTGCCGCGCGGCCTTGGCGCGGAAGGCCACCGATTTGCGGCCGGTCAGGCTCAGGAACACCGGCACCGTGCCGGGCGGGTCCATGATGACGATCAGCGTGATCGTCGCGCTCATGAACAGGCGGGCGTCGAAGAAGTCCGTGATCGTCACCGGGTCACGACCTGGTAGCCGGTCGACCGCGCGACGAGTTCTTCGAGCGCGCGGGGGTCGGTGGTCTCGTCGCCGAGATCGATGGTCTTGTTCGTGCCGTGGTAGTCGCTCGAACCGGTGCGCACGAGCCCCAGCTCCCCCGCCAGCCCGTGCAGCCGGACGCGGGTCTCCTCGTCGTGGTTCGGGTGGTCGACCTCGACGCCGGTGAGCCCGTGCTCCGCCAGCCCGGCGAGCACGTCGACGGTGATGGTCGCGCCGCGCGTGTAGGCGAAGGGGTGCGCGATGACGGTGACGCCGCCCGCCTCCGCGATCATGTCGATCGCGTCCTCGACTAGCGTGTCCTGCCGCGCCACGAAGTAGCCGCTGCCGTTGCCGAGATAGCTCCCGAAGGCCTCGTTCACCGACGAGACGACGCCTGCCCGCACCAGAGCCTGCGCGAGATGCGGCCGACCGGCCGAACCGTCCTCCGGCAGCAGCGACATGACCTCGTCGGGATCGACGGGGAGACCGTCGGCGGCCATCCGCTCGGCCATCACCCGCAGCCGCCATCGCCGCTCCGAGCGCAGCCGGGTCTGCTCGGCGACGATCGACGGCGACGCCGGGTCGAAGAGGTACGCGAGCAGGTGGACGCTGATATGCCGCCCGGTCACCGGATCGACGGAGATCGTGGACAGCTCGGCGCCGGGGACCAGGGTGAGTCCCGGCGGAAGTGCCTCGGCGGCCGGGGCCCAGCCGGCCGTGGTGTCGTGATCGGTGATCGCGACTACGTCGAGGCCCGCCTTCGCGGCGGCGGCGACCAGCCCGGCCGGGCTGTCGGTACCGTCGGAGGCGGTGGAGTGGGCGTGCAGGTCGATGCGCATCGCCGCTCAGTATCGACGATGCTCCAGGTCACAGCGACTCCGGGACCTGCGCTAACCGACCTTCTTCTTGCCGCGCGCCGCACGCTGCGCCTTGATCATCGAAAAGCGCTCGGCCTGCTTTTGCTTGTCGCCGAAGACGAGCTCGGAAATCGTGTCGTAGAACTCTTCCGGCTTCGGCAGGTAGTCGATGCGGTTCAGCGCCTGGATCTGACCGGCGGACTCGACCACCATGGTCCCGTACCCCATCATCCGGCCCCACGCCGAACGCTCGTAGGTGAGGTCGGTGACCTTGGTGATCGGCATCATCAGCACTTTCGTGGTGAAAACACCGGTAGTCATGACGAACCGCTTGTCCGTGACCACCAGGCGCTCGACCCACCACTCCATCACCACGTACGCGAAGCGCAGGATGATGAGCAACGCGGCATACCAGAGGATGTTCTGGATGACCCACGCGGCGGGCGGCAACAGGTAGGAGACCAGGACGCAGACGGCCAGCAACGCGGCCGTCTCGAAGGTTTCCCACAACAGCACAGCCCAGTGCCGGCGGATCCTGATGACCCGCCGCTCGGTGTCGAGGAGATACTCGTCTGGATCGCGTGGGGCGAACATACCGATAGAGTATCCGCTCCCCCGCTAGCTGAAGACGTTGCTGACGAAGGTGATCACCGATTCGGCCGAGTCACGCAGGAAGCCGATGATGTTTCCCACGAGGCCCGCGGCCTGACCTGGCTGCGCGATCACGAAGAACAGCACCAACGCGATTCCTGCGAAAGTGAGGAGCTTTTTCGCGTTCACAGCGATCAATCCTGTCTCTTACGGTGACTGACTGCGGATACTGACCATTCATTTTGTACCGCACCTTCCACCGGCGCGGGAGGGAAGTCCCGCGCTTGGGTCAGTCGGCGAGGTGAAGTGTACCGTACGGCTACTCTCCGTGTACAGGACAGCCATTGTCAGGAAGCCCGCGTCTACCATTCGGGAATGAACACCGTTTCGGACAGCACCGTCCGCTGTGTCGGCGGCATCGTCCACGACGAGCTGGGGCGGATTCTGCTGATCCGGCGCGCGAATGAACCCGGACGTGGACTCTGGTCGGTCCCCGGCGGGCGGGTCGAACCAGGCGAAACGGACGAAGCGGCCGTTATTCGCGAGATGCGCGAAGAGACCGGGCTCGACGTGACGCCGGGCACATTCGTCGGCAACGTCCGTCGTGGCCCGTATGACATCCACGACTACGCCTGCGCGGTCGACGGCGGCACTCTCCGTGCCGGGGACGACGCCACCGACGCCCGGTGGATCGACGCCGAAACCTTGATCGAACTCGACGAAGGCGGCCACTTGGCCGAACTCCTGTTCGTCACTCTCCGCGATTGGGGAGTGCTGCCGACCGGGAAGATCCCACCGTTTTGACACCCGCTGTGCCCGAATCGGCAAAAGACGCGGGGATAAAGCAGCGCGAGAGGTGAAAATTAGCCTTCCCGATGCATTGCCGACATCTCGGCAGGCCGAATGGGTAAACCTGGCAGCCGCGGCTCAAACCGGCAGCCAGGTCATCCGCTGCCCGTGCGGGGCCGTCCGGGCCAGCGCTCGCACGTCCGGCACTCCGGCGTCCCAGCGGACGAGCCCGAGCACGGCCTGATCCCCGGGTTCGGCGAGATCGGCCCTGCCGGGAACCAGGAATTCCAGCGCGGCGGCGTAGAACTCCTCGCTGACCCACCACACCGGCCGGTCCGCGGCGAGTTTCCGGAGCGCTTCGACGAAGTCCGCCCGCCGCTCCCCCAGGTACGCCAGCACATGGCTGGTCAGCACCACGAGAGGTACGTCGGCGGGCAGCGTGGCGGCCGCCGAGGCCAGATCGTCGACGGCGTCCCCCGCGATCAGCTCCGGACGCTGCTTGGCCTGCGCCGCCGCGGCCGTGCGCAGAAGCCGGATCCGGTCCGGCTGGTCGGCCCAGACGCAGGCTTCGAGCCAGGCCAGTTCGTCCTCGTCGGCCAGGTCCACCGGTGCGCGGTCGAGGCCGGCGCGGGCGGTGATCGTCAGCTTCTTCGGCACCTTCGGCGTGACGGCGCCGGGCGCGAGGTCCAGCGCGCAGTGCAGGCCGACCGCGGTCTTCGCGGGCCCGGCGGTGAGCTGTTCGCCGCCGCCGCACTGGTAGCGGTAGGCGTATTTGTCCAGGCCGAGCAGCAGACCCGCGCTGCAGCCGACCTCGAGCAGCGCGATCTTGCCGCCCGCCTCCTTCGCGGCCGTCGTCATCGCGGGATAGAGCAGCGCGGCACGGCGGACCTCGTTGGTCTGCGTGTACCGCGAGGAGATGATCGACCGGGCCTTGTCCGCCCGTTCCAGCAGGAACGAGCGGAACAGCGGCCAGGTCTCCGAGTCCACGCCGTCGAAACCGCCGACGGACGGGTAGTACCGCGAGAGCGGGTGGATAGGGTCGGCCTGGATGAGCCGGTGCGCCGTC is from Amycolatopsis lurida and encodes:
- a CDS encoding RecB family exonuclease, with the protein product MEQIGFDFGVEAPRKLTKVSPARLATFEDCPRRYRMSYLDRPSPARTGAWAHSTLGAVVHNALRALFDLPVIKRVPQRAMALVAEHWKDAGFEDADQAARYRARAKAWVAEYVEHNDVSVDPVGLERWVSAPVTLEPGSGPSLIIEGRADRIDQRGRELVIIDYKTGRREPDEYEARSSQALALYAVAAARTLRTPCYQVELHHVPTGTIAAAEHTEESLKRHLQRADETAGDLRLAADTLDAGGDADVLFPARPGRRCSWCDFRPSCAAGQEAGPAAQPWELLAP
- a CDS encoding DUF2332 domain-containing protein, producing the protein MPIGLDEIKSRLRKFATVEAAGVSPLYEHLAAKASEDDDVAGLLTDARGGEARGTLLMATAHRLIQADPIHPLSRYYPSVGGFDGVDSETWPLFRSFLLERADKARSIISSRYTQTNEVRRAALLYPAMTTAAKEAGGKIALLEVGCSAGLLLGLDKYAYRYQCGGGEQLTAGPAKTAVGLHCALDLAPGAVTPKVPKKLTITARAGLDRAPVDLADEDELAWLEACVWADQPDRIRLLRTAAAAQAKQRPELIAGDAVDDLASAAATLPADVPLVVLTSHVLAYLGERRADFVEALRKLAADRPVWWVSEEFYAAALEFLVPGRADLAEPGDQAVLGLVRWDAGVPDVRALARTAPHGQRMTWLPV
- a CDS encoding PHP domain-containing protein — encoded protein: MRIDLHAHSTASDGTDSPAGLVAAAAKAGLDVVAITDHDTTAGWAPAAEALPPGLTLVPGAELSTISVDPVTGRHISVHLLAYLFDPASPSIVAEQTRLRSERRWRLRVMAERMAADGLPVDPDEVMSLLPEDGSAGRPHLAQALVRAGVVSSVNEAFGSYLGNGSGYFVARQDTLVEDAIDMIAEAGGVTVIAHPFAYTRGATITVDVLAGLAEHGLTGVEVDHPNHDEETRVRLHGLAGELGLVRTGSSDYHGTNKTIDLGDETTDPRALEELVARSTGYQVVTR
- a CDS encoding PH domain-containing protein, which encodes MFAPRDPDEYLLDTERRVIRIRRHWAVLLWETFETAALLAVCVLVSYLLPPAAWVIQNILWYAALLIILRFAYVVMEWWVERLVVTDKRFVMTTGVFTTKVLMMPITKVTDLTYERSAWGRMMGYGTMVVESAGQIQALNRIDYLPKPEEFYDTISELVFGDKQKQAERFSMIKAQRAARGKKKVG
- a CDS encoding MarC family protein; this translates as MTITDFFDARLFMSATITLIVIMDPPGTVPVFLSLTGRKSVAFRAKAARQAVLVSLLVISLFAVAGQAILSYLGIGIPALQGAGGLLLLLIALQLLTGKTGGEAEAAGDDVNVALVPLGTPLLAGPGAIAATIVFVRQADGHVGAYVALALSIVTVHFVLYLCMRYSGVVIRLIKESGITLLAKIAGLLLAAIAVELVANSVKGFISGT
- a CDS encoding NUDIX hydrolase, which produces MNTVSDSTVRCVGGIVHDELGRILLIRRANEPGRGLWSVPGGRVEPGETDEAAVIREMREETGLDVTPGTFVGNVRRGPYDIHDYACAVDGGTLRAGDDATDARWIDAETLIELDEGGHLAELLFVTLRDWGVLPTGKIPPF